From one Triticum urartu cultivar G1812 chromosome 3, Tu2.1, whole genome shotgun sequence genomic stretch:
- the LOC125543918 gene encoding probable protein phosphatase 2C 3 isoform X4, with amino-acid sequence MSSSAAAAEQHRHHAVGGRELVPLAALIKEESRTERHAVTRSRICAREDGVGGEVGEAETRRPLLRYGCAAQSKKGEDFFLLRTDCARPSTSSSSSTTSHPPTFAVFAVLDGHNGDAAAIYTRDNLLNHVLSAMPQGLSREEWLHSLPRALVAGFVKTDKEFQTKGQTSGTTATFAIIDGWTITVASVGDSRCILDAQGGAVSLLTVDHRLEENVEERERVTASGGEVGRLSVVGGAEIGPLRCWPGGLCLSRSIGDIDVGEFIVPVPYVKQVKLSNTGGRLIIASDGIWDALSSDAAAKCCRGLPAELAAKQIVKEALKTRGLKDDTTCVVVDIIPPDQTIRPLSPPKKMNKLKSLIFRKKAKDQPNKLTKQLSSVGMVEEIFEEGSAILSERR; translated from the exons ATgtcgtcgtcggcggcggcggcggaacaGCATCGCCACCATGCCGTAGGCGGCCGCGAGCTAGTGCCGCTCGCGGCTCTCATAAAGGAGGAGTCCCGCACCGAGCGGCACGCCGTCACTCGGAGCAGGATCTGCGCGCGTGAGGATGGAGTAGGAGGGGAAGTTGGGGAGGCGGAGACGCGGCGGCCACTGCTACGGTATGGGTGCGCCGCGCAGTCCAAGAAGGGGGAGGACTTCTTCCTGCTCAGGACCGACTGCGCGCGCCCCTCTACTTCCTCGTCCTCTTCCACCACCTCGCATCCCCCCACCTTCGCGGTTTTCGCC GTTCTTGACGGGCATAACGGCGACGCCGCTGCAATATATACAAGGGACAATCTGCTCAACCATGTCCTGAGCGCGATGCCACAGGGTCTTTCGCGGGAGGAGTGGTTGCATTCTCTGCCCCGTGCGCTTGTCGCGGGATTCGTCAAGACCGACAAGGAATTCCAAACCAAAG GCCAAACTTCGGGCACAACTGCCACATTTGCGATAATCGATGGCTGGACTATCACTGTTGCTTCAGTTGGCGATTCTCGTTGTATTTTGGATGCTCAGGGTGGGGCTGTTTCTTTGCTTACAGTTGATCACCGACTAGAAGAAAATGTCGAGGA GAGGGAGCGTGTCACAGCGAGTGGAGGTGAAGTTGGAAGGCTTAGTGTGGTTGGTGGAGCAGAG ATTGGTCCACTGCGATGCTGGCCAGGAGGTTTGTGCCTATCCAGATCCATTGGAGACATAGATGTTGGTGAATTTATCGTACCTGTTCCTTATGTCAAGCAAGTGAAG TTGTCAAATACTGGTGGGAGGCTTATTATTGCTTCAGACGGCATTTGGGATGCATTGTCTTCAGATGCAGCTGCAAAGTGTTGCAGAGGGTTGCCTGCTGAACTCGCTGCCAAGCAAATAGTTAAG GAGGCACTCAAGACAAGGGGCCTAAAAGATGACACGACATGTGTCGTTGTTGACATAATCCCACCTGATCAAACGATACGCCCTCTATCTCCACCGAAAAAGATGAATAAGTTGAAGTCCCTGATTTTTAGGAAAAAAGCAAAGGACCAGCCCAATAAATTGACTAAGCAGCTTTCTTCAGTGGGTATGGTTGAAGAGATATTTGAAGAAGGTTCAGCGATACTATCAGAGAG AAGATGA
- the LOC125543918 gene encoding probable protein phosphatase 2C 3 isoform X3, whose protein sequence is MSSSAAAAEQHRHHAVGGRELVPLAALIKEESRTERHAVTRSRICAREDGVGGEVGEAETRRPLLRYGCAAQSKKGEDFFLLRTDCARPSTSSSSSTTSHPPTFAVFAVLDGHNGDAAAIYTRDNLLNHVLSAMPQGLSREEWLHSLPRALVAGFVKTDKEFQTKGQTSGTTATFAIIDGWTITVASVGDSRCILDAQGGAVSLLTVDHRLEENVEERERVTASGGEVGRLSVVGGAEIGPLRCWPGGLCLSRSIGDIDVGEFIVPVPYVKQVKLSNTGGRLIIASDGIWDALSSDAAAKCCRGLPAELAAKQIVKEALKTRGLKDDTTCVVVDIIPPDQTIRPLSPPKKMNKLKSLIFRKKAKDQPNKLTKQLSSVGMVEEIFEEGSAILSERTNFSSGVRKNFSSGFRNNQSA, encoded by the exons ATgtcgtcgtcggcggcggcggcggaacaGCATCGCCACCATGCCGTAGGCGGCCGCGAGCTAGTGCCGCTCGCGGCTCTCATAAAGGAGGAGTCCCGCACCGAGCGGCACGCCGTCACTCGGAGCAGGATCTGCGCGCGTGAGGATGGAGTAGGAGGGGAAGTTGGGGAGGCGGAGACGCGGCGGCCACTGCTACGGTATGGGTGCGCCGCGCAGTCCAAGAAGGGGGAGGACTTCTTCCTGCTCAGGACCGACTGCGCGCGCCCCTCTACTTCCTCGTCCTCTTCCACCACCTCGCATCCCCCCACCTTCGCGGTTTTCGCC GTTCTTGACGGGCATAACGGCGACGCCGCTGCAATATATACAAGGGACAATCTGCTCAACCATGTCCTGAGCGCGATGCCACAGGGTCTTTCGCGGGAGGAGTGGTTGCATTCTCTGCCCCGTGCGCTTGTCGCGGGATTCGTCAAGACCGACAAGGAATTCCAAACCAAAG GCCAAACTTCGGGCACAACTGCCACATTTGCGATAATCGATGGCTGGACTATCACTGTTGCTTCAGTTGGCGATTCTCGTTGTATTTTGGATGCTCAGGGTGGGGCTGTTTCTTTGCTTACAGTTGATCACCGACTAGAAGAAAATGTCGAGGA GAGGGAGCGTGTCACAGCGAGTGGAGGTGAAGTTGGAAGGCTTAGTGTGGTTGGTGGAGCAGAG ATTGGTCCACTGCGATGCTGGCCAGGAGGTTTGTGCCTATCCAGATCCATTGGAGACATAGATGTTGGTGAATTTATCGTACCTGTTCCTTATGTCAAGCAAGTGAAG TTGTCAAATACTGGTGGGAGGCTTATTATTGCTTCAGACGGCATTTGGGATGCATTGTCTTCAGATGCAGCTGCAAAGTGTTGCAGAGGGTTGCCTGCTGAACTCGCTGCCAAGCAAATAGTTAAG GAGGCACTCAAGACAAGGGGCCTAAAAGATGACACGACATGTGTCGTTGTTGACATAATCCCACCTGATCAAACGATACGCCCTCTATCTCCACCGAAAAAGATGAATAAGTTGAAGTCCCTGATTTTTAGGAAAAAAGCAAAGGACCAGCCCAATAAATTGACTAAGCAGCTTTCTTCAGTGGGTATGGTTGAAGAGATATTTGAAGAAGGTTCAGCGATACTATCAGAGAG GACCAACTTCAGCTCAGGTGTCAGAAAAAACTTTAGTTCCGGATTTAGGAACAATCAGTCAGCTTAA
- the LOC125543918 gene encoding probable protein phosphatase 2C 3 isoform X2, whose protein sequence is MSSSAAAAEQHRHHAVGGRELVPLAALIKEESRTERHAVTRSRICAREDGVGGEVGEAETRRPLLRYGCAAQSKKGEDFFLLRTDCARPSTSSSSSTTSHPPTFAVFAVLDGHNGDAAAIYTRDNLLNHVLSAMPQGLSREEWLHSLPRALVAGFVKTDKEFQTKGQTSGTTATFAIIDGWTITVASVGDSRCILDAQGGAVSLLTVDHRLEENVEERERVTASGGEVGRLSVVGGAEIGPLRCWPGGLCLSRSIGDIDVGEFIVPVPYVKQVKLSNTGGRLIIASDGIWDALSSDAAAKCCRGLPAELAAKQIVKEALKTRGLKDDTTCVVVDIIPPDQTIRPLSPPKKMNKLKSLIFRKKAKDQPNKLTKQLSSVGMVEEIFEEGSAILSERNLWLMWMEMDRVGEQRLMAGHWRWEVRCASAAWGLALDSASCTLHCHTGDGREREREGGREGGREGVDNPS, encoded by the exons ATgtcgtcgtcggcggcggcggcggaacaGCATCGCCACCATGCCGTAGGCGGCCGCGAGCTAGTGCCGCTCGCGGCTCTCATAAAGGAGGAGTCCCGCACCGAGCGGCACGCCGTCACTCGGAGCAGGATCTGCGCGCGTGAGGATGGAGTAGGAGGGGAAGTTGGGGAGGCGGAGACGCGGCGGCCACTGCTACGGTATGGGTGCGCCGCGCAGTCCAAGAAGGGGGAGGACTTCTTCCTGCTCAGGACCGACTGCGCGCGCCCCTCTACTTCCTCGTCCTCTTCCACCACCTCGCATCCCCCCACCTTCGCGGTTTTCGCC GTTCTTGACGGGCATAACGGCGACGCCGCTGCAATATATACAAGGGACAATCTGCTCAACCATGTCCTGAGCGCGATGCCACAGGGTCTTTCGCGGGAGGAGTGGTTGCATTCTCTGCCCCGTGCGCTTGTCGCGGGATTCGTCAAGACCGACAAGGAATTCCAAACCAAAG GCCAAACTTCGGGCACAACTGCCACATTTGCGATAATCGATGGCTGGACTATCACTGTTGCTTCAGTTGGCGATTCTCGTTGTATTTTGGATGCTCAGGGTGGGGCTGTTTCTTTGCTTACAGTTGATCACCGACTAGAAGAAAATGTCGAGGA GAGGGAGCGTGTCACAGCGAGTGGAGGTGAAGTTGGAAGGCTTAGTGTGGTTGGTGGAGCAGAG ATTGGTCCACTGCGATGCTGGCCAGGAGGTTTGTGCCTATCCAGATCCATTGGAGACATAGATGTTGGTGAATTTATCGTACCTGTTCCTTATGTCAAGCAAGTGAAG TTGTCAAATACTGGTGGGAGGCTTATTATTGCTTCAGACGGCATTTGGGATGCATTGTCTTCAGATGCAGCTGCAAAGTGTTGCAGAGGGTTGCCTGCTGAACTCGCTGCCAAGCAAATAGTTAAG GAGGCACTCAAGACAAGGGGCCTAAAAGATGACACGACATGTGTCGTTGTTGACATAATCCCACCTGATCAAACGATACGCCCTCTATCTCCACCGAAAAAGATGAATAAGTTGAAGTCCCTGATTTTTAGGAAAAAAGCAAAGGACCAGCCCAATAAATTGACTAAGCAGCTTTCTTCAGTGGGTATGGTTGAAGAGATATTTGAAGAAGGTTCAGCGATACTATCAGAGAG GAACTTGTGGCTGATGTGGATGGAGATGGACCGAGTTGGCGAACAGCGCTTGATGGCTGGACACTGGCGATGGGAGGTGAGGTGTGCATCTGCCGCTTGGGGGTTGGCTTTGGATTCGGCATCTTGCACACTACACTGCCATACTGGTGatggtagagagagagagagagagggagggagggagggagggagggagggagtaGACAATCCCTCTTAA
- the LOC125543918 gene encoding probable protein phosphatase 2C 3 isoform X5 has translation MSSSAAAAEQHRHHAVGGRELVPLAALIKEESRTERHAVTRSRICAREDGVGGEVGEAETRRPLLRYGCAAQSKKGEDFFLLRTDCARPSTSSSSSTTSHPPTFAVFAVLDGHNGDAAAIYTRDNLLNHVLSAMPQGLSREEWLHSLPRALVAGFVKTDKEFQTKGQTSGTTATFAIIDGWTITVASVGDSRCILDAQGGAVSLLTVDHRLEENVEERERVTASGGEVGRLSVVGGAEIGPLRCWPGGLCLSRSIGDIDVGEFIVPVPYVKQVKLSNTGGRLIIASDGIWDALSSDAAAKCCRGLPAELAAKQIVKEALKTRGLKDDTTCVVVDIIPPDQTIRPLSPPKKMNKLKSLIFRKKAKDQPNKLTKQLSSVGMVEEIFEEGSAILSER, from the exons ATgtcgtcgtcggcggcggcggcggaacaGCATCGCCACCATGCCGTAGGCGGCCGCGAGCTAGTGCCGCTCGCGGCTCTCATAAAGGAGGAGTCCCGCACCGAGCGGCACGCCGTCACTCGGAGCAGGATCTGCGCGCGTGAGGATGGAGTAGGAGGGGAAGTTGGGGAGGCGGAGACGCGGCGGCCACTGCTACGGTATGGGTGCGCCGCGCAGTCCAAGAAGGGGGAGGACTTCTTCCTGCTCAGGACCGACTGCGCGCGCCCCTCTACTTCCTCGTCCTCTTCCACCACCTCGCATCCCCCCACCTTCGCGGTTTTCGCC GTTCTTGACGGGCATAACGGCGACGCCGCTGCAATATATACAAGGGACAATCTGCTCAACCATGTCCTGAGCGCGATGCCACAGGGTCTTTCGCGGGAGGAGTGGTTGCATTCTCTGCCCCGTGCGCTTGTCGCGGGATTCGTCAAGACCGACAAGGAATTCCAAACCAAAG GCCAAACTTCGGGCACAACTGCCACATTTGCGATAATCGATGGCTGGACTATCACTGTTGCTTCAGTTGGCGATTCTCGTTGTATTTTGGATGCTCAGGGTGGGGCTGTTTCTTTGCTTACAGTTGATCACCGACTAGAAGAAAATGTCGAGGA GAGGGAGCGTGTCACAGCGAGTGGAGGTGAAGTTGGAAGGCTTAGTGTGGTTGGTGGAGCAGAG ATTGGTCCACTGCGATGCTGGCCAGGAGGTTTGTGCCTATCCAGATCCATTGGAGACATAGATGTTGGTGAATTTATCGTACCTGTTCCTTATGTCAAGCAAGTGAAG TTGTCAAATACTGGTGGGAGGCTTATTATTGCTTCAGACGGCATTTGGGATGCATTGTCTTCAGATGCAGCTGCAAAGTGTTGCAGAGGGTTGCCTGCTGAACTCGCTGCCAAGCAAATAGTTAAG GAGGCACTCAAGACAAGGGGCCTAAAAGATGACACGACATGTGTCGTTGTTGACATAATCCCACCTGATCAAACGATACGCCCTCTATCTCCACCGAAAAAGATGAATAAGTTGAAGTCCCTGATTTTTAGGAAAAAAGCAAAGGACCAGCCCAATAAATTGACTAAGCAGCTTTCTTCAGTGGGTATGGTTGAAGAGATATTTGAAGAAGGTTCAGCGATACTATCAGAGAG ATGA
- the LOC125543918 gene encoding probable protein phosphatase 2C 3 isoform X1 — MSSSAAAAEQHRHHAVGGRELVPLAALIKEESRTERHAVTRSRICAREDGVGGEVGEAETRRPLLRYGCAAQSKKGEDFFLLRTDCARPSTSSSSSTTSHPPTFAVFAVLDGHNGDAAAIYTRDNLLNHVLSAMPQGLSREEWLHSLPRALVAGFVKTDKEFQTKGQTSGTTATFAIIDGWTITVASVGDSRCILDAQGGAVSLLTVDHRLEENVEERERVTASGGEVGRLSVVGGAEIGPLRCWPGGLCLSRSIGDIDVGEFIVPVPYVKQVKLSNTGGRLIIASDGIWDALSSDAAAKCCRGLPAELAAKQIVKEALKTRGLKDDTTCVVVDIIPPDQTIRPLSPPKKMNKLKSLIFRKKAKDQPNKLTKQLSSVGMVEEIFEEGSAILSERLGNDSGSRRTSSSLFTCAICQADLEPSEGTSVHVGSVFSSSSKPWEGPFLCSDCRDKKDAMEGKRPSGVKVL, encoded by the exons ATgtcgtcgtcggcggcggcggcggaacaGCATCGCCACCATGCCGTAGGCGGCCGCGAGCTAGTGCCGCTCGCGGCTCTCATAAAGGAGGAGTCCCGCACCGAGCGGCACGCCGTCACTCGGAGCAGGATCTGCGCGCGTGAGGATGGAGTAGGAGGGGAAGTTGGGGAGGCGGAGACGCGGCGGCCACTGCTACGGTATGGGTGCGCCGCGCAGTCCAAGAAGGGGGAGGACTTCTTCCTGCTCAGGACCGACTGCGCGCGCCCCTCTACTTCCTCGTCCTCTTCCACCACCTCGCATCCCCCCACCTTCGCGGTTTTCGCC GTTCTTGACGGGCATAACGGCGACGCCGCTGCAATATATACAAGGGACAATCTGCTCAACCATGTCCTGAGCGCGATGCCACAGGGTCTTTCGCGGGAGGAGTGGTTGCATTCTCTGCCCCGTGCGCTTGTCGCGGGATTCGTCAAGACCGACAAGGAATTCCAAACCAAAG GCCAAACTTCGGGCACAACTGCCACATTTGCGATAATCGATGGCTGGACTATCACTGTTGCTTCAGTTGGCGATTCTCGTTGTATTTTGGATGCTCAGGGTGGGGCTGTTTCTTTGCTTACAGTTGATCACCGACTAGAAGAAAATGTCGAGGA GAGGGAGCGTGTCACAGCGAGTGGAGGTGAAGTTGGAAGGCTTAGTGTGGTTGGTGGAGCAGAG ATTGGTCCACTGCGATGCTGGCCAGGAGGTTTGTGCCTATCCAGATCCATTGGAGACATAGATGTTGGTGAATTTATCGTACCTGTTCCTTATGTCAAGCAAGTGAAG TTGTCAAATACTGGTGGGAGGCTTATTATTGCTTCAGACGGCATTTGGGATGCATTGTCTTCAGATGCAGCTGCAAAGTGTTGCAGAGGGTTGCCTGCTGAACTCGCTGCCAAGCAAATAGTTAAG GAGGCACTCAAGACAAGGGGCCTAAAAGATGACACGACATGTGTCGTTGTTGACATAATCCCACCTGATCAAACGATACGCCCTCTATCTCCACCGAAAAAGATGAATAAGTTGAAGTCCCTGATTTTTAGGAAAAAAGCAAAGGACCAGCCCAATAAATTGACTAAGCAGCTTTCTTCAGTGGGTATGGTTGAAGAGATATTTGAAGAAGGTTCAGCGATACTATCAGAGAG GTTGGGTAATGACTCAGGTAGTCGGAGAACATCGTCAAGCTTGTTTACATGTGCCATCTGCCAGGCAGATCTTGAACCAAGTGAAGGTACATCAGTTCATGTAGGTTCAGTATTCTCTTCGAGCTCTAAGCCATGGGAAGGCCCTTTCCTTTGTTCTGATTGCCGCGACAAGAAGGATGCCATGGAAGGTAAACGACCGAGTGGCGTGAAAGTTCTGTGA